AGTCGTACGCAAACGTGTAGGTCGCTCCGTGTACGAACGCGTCCATACGGAGGCGGTCTACTCGACGCTGACTTCCTTTACGTCCCGGCTCCGTTCTTTGAGAAGTACACGGTGCCCGCAGTAGGGACAGCGGACGCCCCCGTACTCGTCGAGTTCGACGTCACGCTTGCAGCGCGAGCACTTGTACGACATCGTTACTCGTCCTCGGAGAGTGCGGCGCGGATCGATCGTTTGACGCTACGTCCGGCGGGGGTGTCCGGTCGGTACGCCCCACCAGCGAACTTCTCGCCGGTCTCCTCGTTGATCCAGATCCCGGTTCCGACGCGTTTGACGTCGTCACCGTCGACGGTTGCGTTCTGCATGTCACTCTCGATCTCGGAGACGCGTTTCCGTGCGACGCGACCGTAGCGAGCACCGAAGCGGCCCGAACTCCCGGTCTGTCGTCGTTTGCCTTCGGCCATAGTACCGATTAATAATTCGAGCGACCTGATAAACCCTTTGAGTTGGTCCGGTACGGAGTCTATCGAAGGTATCCGTGCGGGGGGCTGGTCGTTCGGCGTCTCATCGTGAAGTGTGTTCGTAATCTGCGTTTTGCGGGACGGCAATCAGTAGTGTTCAACGGGTGGTTGGATGAACACTTCGTGGCACACGACCAGCACGGCAGCCAACAGTCCGGCGAGTATCAGCGGGAGCTCTGGAAGTCCCACGTGGATTCCGAGTACCGCCGTGAACAGTGAAGCAACGTACTGAACGACGACACCACTGACCGCCAGAACTGGCAGGAAAGCGAGTACGATATCGTGTCGTGAGGTCATCGTTCTAATTATATGTAATTACCACGTGGCACGTAAACGTCGGGGGGTGCTTTCGAGGGAAACAGAGTCTCCCCACCATGTCGAGTGTTCGCACTTCGACGGGGGTGTCGGTGAATGGGACCCTCCCACCCCACTGTGTCCAGTGTTCCACCGGTGAGGTGGGTGGGGGTAGCTTGTGCCAGCTATCTTCTTACAGCGAGAGAATCCCGCCGTTCACGGCGAGGAGGATGTCACCCAGAAGACGACGCAAGTGAGCATACTTTGCAATGTATCAACACCCCACCCCACTCTGTCGAGTGTTCTCGGAGAATCTAGTGGGGGAGTCTACTGAGGGTGTTTCCATGCGACAGAGAAGCGTGATCACGGAGCGTGACGCAACACGTCGGGCGGAAGATCGACCGTCTCCAGATCTTCGATGACGTCAAGCACCATGTCGACGGCGACGTCGAGATCGTATACGTAGTACTTGCCACCAGCGCGTCCCTCGTTGCGAGTATTTCGGGAGAGAATCCCCTGCATCGCAAGATCCGAGAGGTGGTCGTGCATCCGCCGACGGACGAGTGGGTTCGTCCCCACGTATTCCGCAGCCGAGCGGTATCGCGGATAGATCTCGCGGACACGTGCAGGTGTCTCCTCTTCAAGGGCGAGACTCAACACGGCGACCAGCGACAGATGGCCGTGCTGGGTAAGATCAACCATTCCCTGTTTGATTCGCCCCCGTTCGAGCGCACGCTGTGCTTCCCTGACGTGTTTCTCTTCGACGCCTTCGACGTCCTGTGATCGGGCAAGATCGCCCGCCTTGTACAGCAGGTCGAGGGCCTGTCGGGCGCTTCCGGTGTCCTGCGCCGCGAGGGCAGCACAGAGCGGTAGGACACCATCGGCGAGGACGTCCTCGTGGAGCGCGTTCTGTGCACGCTGCTGAAGGATCGATTCGAGTTCGTTTGCGACGTACGGCGAGAAGTGGATCTCCTCCTCACAGAGCGTGTCCTTTACTTTGGGCGACAATCCGCTGCGGAAGCTAAAGTCGTTGCTGATGCCGATGATTCCGGGTTTTCCCTGCGAGAGGTAGCCGTTCGCTCGAGCACGTGGAAGTTCGTACAGCAGGTCGTCGTCGTCGCCAATGTGATCGATCTCGTCCAGTACGATCAGCACGGTTTCCCCGAGCGAGTCCAGTTCGTCGTACAGCATGTCGAAGATCGTCTGCTGGGGATAACCGGTCGTGCTAATCTGTTCGTTCGGCCCGCGGAGCTCGTTGACGAGGTGGGCCGCAACCTGGTACGAGGATGTGAGATTGTTGCAGTTCAACCAGACGATCGAGAGATCTACGTCGTCGTACTCGGCGACATCCCGCTGCAGATGGTCGAGCAGATAGCGGGTCGCGACGGTTTTTCCCACCCCCGTCTTCCCGTACAGGAAGATGTTCCGCGGCTGAGCTCCGTTTACTACCGGCTGAAGCGCCGTCTTGTACGCATCGAGTTCCTCCTCTCGCTCCTGGATCGACTCGGGCTGGTAGTCCTCCCGGAGGACATCTTCGTCCTGAAAAATAGTCGTGTCCCGATCGAAGAGCGGCATTTGCGTAACCATAGAACAGGTGGCATATAAAACCACCGTGTCGAGTGCGTCGACTGTTTCTGGCGGTATATATTCGACCACCCCCAGTGTGTCCAGTGTTCTTGTAACTGATACCGTACTTTCGAGATCGATGGTCGCTCTGGAGTGGTATGTTGCTGGGATCACGGATCGTCTGACACCACTCCGTCAGATGTTCTATTCCGAGCGTGTCTGGTAAACACGTTTCGATGTATCCGTAACAAAACGGTATCTGAATCACGAATACCACGGACCTAGCAACGAACCACTTGAACCCAGCAACGAACCACTTGAACCCAGCAACGAACCACTTGAACCCAGCAACGAACCACTTGAAGCCGTTCTATCCTGTGACTGGGTCTCACCACGTCATGGGATGTCACCTTGCGTGATGGGATTCGAAACTACTCGTGTCAGGTAGAGATTCAGTTTTCGGAGGTCGGCTGGATATTCCCAGTAACACTCGACAGTGTGGGGTGGGGGACAGTGTGGGGTGGGGGAGGCGGCGGAGAATCTAGACGAATCTCTGTAATCCAGCTGAATCTCTGTGATTCATTCGATATGCTGGTGTGAGCGACCCCTTCTCTCACCCTTTTTGCCTACTTTTCCCACCCTCTCTTTCTATCCTTCTCCCCCACCCATCCCTCCAAGCAGTAACACTCGACAGAGTGGGGTGGGGGAGGTATCGCCTCGATCGCTCCCCTGATCAAACATCCCGTAACACGCGACATACTGGTGTCTCTGTCGGGATCCGGACATCGGATTCTGGAATTCGTGTGCCGGGTTAGTATAGGTCTTCCTCGTCCAGCGCGTCGTTGAGGTCCTCCCTGACGAGCTCACCGCCATCGACATCCCGCGCCGTCGTGACGATTCGGTTTTCCTGTACGCTTGACCCATCCCGCAAGAGCAGTCTCACGTTCCCGTTCGTATCAGCCCGGGTTACCTTCGCACGGAGGCCCGACTGTGATCCCACCCCACCGGCATCAATCGGTCCCGGAATCACCTTCTTGACGTGAGGATGACCAGCGACGGTCTGGATCGCCTGTCGACCGTCGCGACCCCCGATCAGGGTCGTGTGTGATCCACCCAGTTTCTCTTCGGGGGCAAGGTCGACGACGTCGAGTGCCCGCTCTCCCCGACGTTCGATCACGGCCTCTACGGGACCGTCGTCGCTGTTGATCCGATAAAAATCGTAGTGCAACTGCGCTCGCGCCGCCCGCAACACGTCCCTGTTGCCCGTCGCATACACCTCATCAGGACGTTTTCGTCGCACCTCGTCGGCGATCTTTCCACCGAAGTTTCGCAGTTCCACCACTTCCTCCTCATCGCCGTCTTCGGGCTTTGTCGTCACCGTCGTTTCCCCGAGCACATCGTCCTCGTCGAGAATCGTCACGGTCGCCCGGTCCCGATCGAGATCGAGCACCACAGTGTCGGCGTTGCCCGTGTGACAGACCAGACAGTAATCACCTGGCCGGTCTAACGGACTCGCACAGCGCCGACACTCCATACTCGCACTTACTGTGCGACGTGTAAAACAGGCGTGTTTCTCCGCCGGTGGCGTCCATCGGATCCGTATCGATTCGTCTACTATTCGTCTGCCGATTCACTGATCCTGCCAGTCAACCCATCTCGATTGGGTCCGCTTTCAGAAACTCCCGCAACACGACGGTTGCATAGCTCCCTTTCGGCAGCGCGAACTCGAATGTCGCTCTCTCGCTTCCCGTCGTGACGTCCAGTTCGGTCCGCAGGAGGATCGCACGCCGGGTCCCCGTGGAGTCGAACACCCCCGGTAGATCGAAATCACCCGGCTCCAGGCCCAGATCGTCCAGCACCGACCGCTCGATTTCGCCTTGCTCACCGTCAGCAAGTTCGGTCTCGGTGCCGACCAGCGGTGCAGTGACGAACGCACGCCCACGCGCGCAATGCCGGTTCATTGTTTCAACGCGGTCTGCCGTCACGCGCTGGAGGCGGTCGATATCCGGCACGACGAGTTCGGCTGGCCCCTCTTGATCCGAAAAGCAGGCCACGTCGCCAGCAACAGGACGATCAAATGGCAGGCCCCGTTCCAGCCGCTCGCTTAGCATCAGATTGAATGCGTACGACTGGGCGGCGTGCACGAACAGCCGCTGGAGGTTGCTCGGCACCGTCTCAAGGGCTTCCCGGAAGTCCGCGGCGGTCTCCCCGCCGTTCTCCGCGAGGGTGTGAAGCATCGAGCGTTCGTATCGGAGCCGCCGCGGATACTCCTCCAGTACGGCAGCCCAGTCCTGGTCGCCGCTCGCCGCCTCGTCCGCCCGTGCCCGTGCCCGGCGCGTCCCCTCGGATTCGGCCTCGAACGGGTTGCCGACGTACGACAGCACCGCCTTTTCCCACTCCTCGCGGGCGACGTGCAGGCCGACCTCGTGGGTGACGGGGCGCTGGCTGCCAAAGCGCTGCTGGCCGAACCAGTTTGGAACGCCGACCGTGTCCCCCTCCGTCCCCTCGCCGCCGAACTCCTGTAGCTCTCGGAGAACGTCCTCGGCACGTCCGGGTGCCGTCGCCTCGCTGACTACGATCTCGAACTCGTTGCCCACCAGATCACCGAACTCGATTGGCCGCCCCGCGCGCCCGACGAACTCCACGTCCGCCCGTGAAATCTCGGGGAACTGCTCTGGATCGACGCCACGGACGCTAAACAGCTGTGTCGTGACGGCGTGTTTGTCCTTCGTCCCCGCCCACGAGATTCGTTCGCGGCTGATCCCGAGTTCGTTCGAGAGCCGCGAGACGAAGTCGTTGGTGTCCCAGCCCCGGAGTGTCGCCCGGAAGACGACGTCCGGGTAGGCGTCCGGAGTCGCCGAAAGCGGCTGCGTCTCGAAATGCTCGATCTCGCGCACCTGGAAGTACTCGTCGCGCCCGCGAAGCACGCCGCCGATCCCCTCGCCCTCGCTGATGTACCACTCTATCCCGACTTCCCGTTCGGTCGGATGTGCCTGCCGCATCAGTATAGCGAGAGGTCCCCGGTCACTTCATCCACGACTCGCTCGTCGCCGGGCCCGACTGCGAGCGCCGTCACGGTCCCCGGATCCAGCTGCGTGTGCCCGGCATCCCGGATAATCGCGGTCGGGAGTCCCTTCCGTTCCGCAACATCAGCCAACTCAAATAGCGTCTGCTCGCCGTCCGCTTTCAGCACGACCTTCTTCTGTCCGCCGCCTTTCCACTCTCGGCGGTCCGGCCCCGCCGTATCTTCGTAGGCCGACAGTGAGGCGTGTGCCACCTGTGCGGCGAGTTTTCCCTTTCCCATTCCGATATCCGTCCGCGCGACGATAGCCTGTTTCATACGCCAACGTGCGTGCCCGCCCGCTTAACCGCTGTCGTTCGTCCGTCATTCAGGGTCGTTCAGTTCAACATCCGAGGTCGTTGGTCCGACATCCAAGGTCGCTCGTCCGGCATCCGAGGCCATTTGTCCGGCATCCGAGTCCCCCCTCGTCCCTGCTGGCGATGTAACAATGTTACGGAAAATTCGAGGGCGGTGTTCAGATAAGGATTGAAAAGTGAGGCGGTGCGTTTTCAAAGTGATTC
This DNA window, taken from Natranaeroarchaeum aerophilus, encodes the following:
- a CDS encoding DNA-directed RNA polymerase subunit P is translated as MSYKCSRCKRDVELDEYGGVRCPYCGHRVLLKERSRDVKEVSVE
- a CDS encoding 50S ribosomal protein L37ae, which gives rise to MAEGKRRQTGSSGRFGARYGRVARKRVSEIESDMQNATVDGDDVKRVGTGIWINEETGEKFAGGAYRPDTPAGRSVKRSIRAALSEDE
- a CDS encoding orc1/cdc6 family replication initiation protein produces the protein MPLFDRDTTIFQDEDVLREDYQPESIQEREEELDAYKTALQPVVNGAQPRNIFLYGKTGVGKTVATRYLLDHLQRDVAEYDDVDLSIVWLNCNNLTSSYQVAAHLVNELRGPNEQISTTGYPQQTIFDMLYDELDSLGETVLIVLDEIDHIGDDDDLLYELPRARANGYLSQGKPGIIGISNDFSFRSGLSPKVKDTLCEEEIHFSPYVANELESILQQRAQNALHEDVLADGVLPLCAALAAQDTGSARQALDLLYKAGDLARSQDVEGVEEKHVREAQRALERGRIKQGMVDLTQHGHLSLVAVLSLALEEETPARVREIYPRYRSAAEYVGTNPLVRRRMHDHLSDLAMQGILSRNTRNEGRAGGKYYVYDLDVAVDMVLDVIEDLETVDLPPDVLRHAP
- a CDS encoding DUF2103 domain-containing protein; this encodes MECRRCASPLDRPGDYCLVCHTGNADTVVLDLDRDRATVTILDEDDVLGETTVTTKPEDGDEEEVVELRNFGGKIADEVRRKRPDEVYATGNRDVLRAARAQLHYDFYRINSDDGPVEAVIERRGERALDVVDLAPEEKLGGSHTTLIGGRDGRQAIQTVAGHPHVKKVIPGPIDAGGVGSQSGLRAKVTRADTNGNVRLLLRDGSSVQENRIVTTARDVDGGELVREDLNDALDEEDLY
- the truD gene encoding tRNA pseudouridine(13) synthase TruD; amino-acid sequence: MRQAHPTEREVGIEWYISEGEGIGGVLRGRDEYFQVREIEHFETQPLSATPDAYPDVVFRATLRGWDTNDFVSRLSNELGISRERISWAGTKDKHAVTTQLFSVRGVDPEQFPEISRADVEFVGRAGRPIEFGDLVGNEFEIVVSEATAPGRAEDVLRELQEFGGEGTEGDTVGVPNWFGQQRFGSQRPVTHEVGLHVAREEWEKAVLSYVGNPFEAESEGTRRARARADEAASGDQDWAAVLEEYPRRLRYERSMLHTLAENGGETAADFREALETVPSNLQRLFVHAAQSYAFNLMLSERLERGLPFDRPVAGDVACFSDQEGPAELVVPDIDRLQRVTADRVETMNRHCARGRAFVTAPLVGTETELADGEQGEIERSVLDDLGLEPGDFDLPGVFDSTGTRRAILLRTELDVTTGSERATFEFALPKGSYATVVLREFLKADPIEMG
- the pth2 gene encoding peptidyl-tRNA hydrolase Pth2, giving the protein MKQAIVARTDIGMGKGKLAAQVAHASLSAYEDTAGPDRREWKGGGQKKVVLKADGEQTLFELADVAERKGLPTAIIRDAGHTQLDPGTVTALAVGPGDERVVDEVTGDLSLY